Genomic DNA from Haloplanus sp. HW8-1:
ACGGGCGAGCGGACGGTCGTCCTCGTGACACACGACGAGCGACAGGCCGAGCGCCTGGCCGACCGGGTGGCTCGCTTCGCCGACAGTCGGATCGTCGAAGTGGGGACACCGAGGGAGGTGATCGCGTGATCGCCCTCCCCGACCGACTGGCCGATCCGGTCGTCGTCCGTGGCCTCGGCCAGGTGGCCGCCGCGACGGCGCTCGCGGCGGTCGTCATCGCCATCTCGTCGCTCCGGGACCTGGGGCTGGAGCGGGAACTCGGCGGCTCCTTCGCCCGGGGGTTCGTCCAGGTGCTCGCGATGGGCGCGCTCATCGGCGCGCTCTTTGCCATCCCGCTGGCCTACTCGGGGGTCCTGCTCGCCGCGATGGTCTGTTATGCCGCCTGGGAGTCGCGCAAGCGCGGCGACGGCGTCCCCAGGGCCTTCCGCATCTCCGTCGTCTCCCTCGCGCTCGGATCGGGGGTCGTCATCGTGACGATGGTGGCCGCGGGCGCCATCGAGCGGACGGTTCGGAACCTGGTCCCGGTCGGCGGCATGATCATCGCGAACGCGATGAAGACGAACTCGCTCACGCTCGATCGCTTCCAGGGCGAGGTGGAGTCGAACCGGGCGGAGATCGAGGCCGTCCTTGCGCTCGGCGTCCCCCCCGAACGGGCCGTCTCGGAGTTCGTCACGGAGTCGGTGCGGGCGTCGCTCATCCCCGTCGTCGACGCGATGCGGACGCTCGGGCTGGTGTACATCCCGGGGATGATGGCGGGGATGATCCTCGGCGGCGCGAACCCCATCTACGCCGCCGAGTACCAGTTCGTCATCATGGGGATGATCTTCGCCGCCGGGGGCCTGACCAGCATGACGACCAGCCTCCTGCTCTCGCGGGCGGCCTTCACCGACGCCGCACAGCTCCGGCCGTTCGACCCCGTCGATCGGACCCTGCTCGGGACGCTACGGGCGGCCCTGAACAGGGAGGGATGAGCCGCCTCGCGGCCGGGACCGTCGATCTGGAAGACTTATACGACTACACGCCAACCGGACCCTAGAGGCTTCGATGAGTGCCAGAACCGACCCGATTCGGGTGTTGCACGTCGACGACGACCCGAGGGTGCTAGATCTGGCATCGACGTTCTTCGAACGGGAGTCGGCCCGGACCGAGATTGTCACGGCCACGACCCCGAGCGAGGGAGTCGACCTCCTCGCCGGCGACGACGTCGACTGTGTCGTCTCGGATTACGACATGCCCGACCGAAACGGCATCGAGTTCCTGGAGGCCGTCCGCGCGGACCGTCCCGAACTCCCCTTCATCCTCTTTACCGGCAAGGGAAGCGAGGAGATCGCCAGCGAGGCCATCTCCGCCGGCGTCACCGACTACGTACGCAAGGGTCCGGGGACGGATCAGTATACGATCCTGGCCAACCGGATCGAGAACGCCGTCGAGGCCGCCCGCGCCCGAGAACGGGCGGCGCGACAGGAACACATCAACACGCTGATTCGCGAGGTGAACCGTCGGCTGGTGTCGGCGGAGACCGCCGAGGAGATCGAACGGGCGGTGTGTGAGTCGCTCGCGGACTCCGAGCACTACCGGTTCGCGTGGATCGGCGGCGCCGACGGCGACGAGATCGTCGCCTCCGCCTCGGCGGGAGACGCCGCCGCCTATCTCGACGAGGTGACGATCCGCCGCGGCGAGAGCCCGGAGGGACGGGGGCCGGGCGGTCGAGCGCACCGAACGGGCGAGTTACAGGTCGTCCAGCGCATTCCAGACGATCCGTCGTTCGAGCCGTGGCGGGAGGTCGCCGACCGCTACGGGTTCGAATCCGTGGCGGTCGTGCCGGTCACGTACGGGGACGACCACCGCGGCGTCCTCGCCATCTACGCCGACCATCCCCACGCCTTCGAGGCGGTCGAGCGGGCGGTGCTCTCCGAACTCGGGGAGACGATCGAGAGCGCACTCGACGCGGCCGACACGCGGCGGCGCCTGGAAACCCACGAGGCGGCCGAACGGCGGCAGCGGGAACATTACTACCGGACGCTCGCGGAGGCGCTTCCCAACGGCGCCGTCGCGCTGTTCGACACCGACCTTCGCTACACCGTGGTCGGCGGGACGGTGTTCGAGAAACTGGATATCTCGCAGGCGGAGATGGAAGGCGAGGCGCTGGCTGACGTCCACTCGGATCGGTTCCGTCGGCGGTATCTGGACCACTACCGGGCCGCGCTCGCCGGCGAGACGCGGCGTTTCGAGTTCGAGTACGACGGCCGCCGGTTCGAGGCCCACGTCGCGCCCGTCCGCGACGAGTGCGGGCGGGTCGTCGGTGGGTTGTCGATGACGCAGGAACGCCGCGAACGGGGATCGAGCCCCGGGTCCGGCGCCGATCGGGAGCCGAAATCGGGGACCGGGGCGAGGACGGGGACCGACTGATCAGGCCGACGCGACCGCGTCGAGGACGGCCCCGTAGTCGGGTTCGTTCGTCGGGTCGTCGGCGACCCAGCGGTAGGTGACGACCCCGTCGGCGTCGAGGACGAACACGGCGCGGTTCGCGATGCCGTGGAGGCCG
This window encodes:
- a CDS encoding ABC transporter permease; the protein is MIALPDRLADPVVVRGLGQVAAATALAAVVIAISSLRDLGLERELGGSFARGFVQVLAMGALIGALFAIPLAYSGVLLAAMVCYAAWESRKRGDGVPRAFRISVVSLALGSGVVIVTMVAAGAIERTVRNLVPVGGMIIANAMKTNSLTLDRFQGEVESNRAEIEAVLALGVPPERAVSEFVTESVRASLIPVVDAMRTLGLVYIPGMMAGMILGGANPIYAAEYQFVIMGMIFAAGGLTSMTTSLLLSRAAFTDAAQLRPFDPVDRTLLGTLRAALNREG
- a CDS encoding response regulator, with protein sequence MSARTDPIRVLHVDDDPRVLDLASTFFERESARTEIVTATTPSEGVDLLAGDDVDCVVSDYDMPDRNGIEFLEAVRADRPELPFILFTGKGSEEIASEAISAGVTDYVRKGPGTDQYTILANRIENAVEAARARERAARQEHINTLIREVNRRLVSAETAEEIERAVCESLADSEHYRFAWIGGADGDEIVASASAGDAAAYLDEVTIRRGESPEGRGPGGRAHRTGELQVVQRIPDDPSFEPWREVADRYGFESVAVVPVTYGDDHRGVLAIYADHPHAFEAVERAVLSELGETIESALDAADTRRRLETHEAAERRQREHYYRTLAEALPNGAVALFDTDLRYTVVGGTVFEKLDISQAEMEGEALADVHSDRFRRRYLDHYRAALAGETRRFEFEYDGRRFEAHVAPVRDECGRVVGGLSMTQERRERGSSPGSGADREPKSGTGARTGTD